One Williamsia phyllosphaerae DNA segment encodes these proteins:
- a CDS encoding CobW family GTP-binding protein: MSTVRSRGPVPVVLLAGFLGAGKTTVLNHLLRSGSGLRIGVVVNDFGAVSIDALLVSGAVDGAVTLGNGCICCTTDADSLESVMGELAKPSAGLDVVVIEASGLAEPTALVRMVTAARSDRILYGGLIYLVDAEQFTETRTRHPQIDDHVALADLVVLNKTDRVSTDGAAAVHEAIRGANASAAVLSTTHGVLDPAMLIDLPDTVADDGPRQLELADLLADDHDAHDHDHAHLHDGYQSVDFSTATPLHPRALAAVLERPPVGVYRIKGVVFFDAPGHRGRYVVHGVGGHISVTATRWAADETPTTRLVVIGAGVDVDEVRTVLEATVAGDRTTDRQSMLAITRYEHQGRRAS, encoded by the coding sequence ATGAGCACCGTCCGGTCGCGCGGACCCGTTCCGGTGGTGCTGCTCGCCGGCTTCCTCGGGGCCGGGAAGACCACTGTGTTGAACCACCTGTTGCGCAGCGGGTCGGGCTTGCGGATCGGCGTCGTGGTCAACGACTTCGGCGCCGTGTCCATCGATGCGCTCCTGGTGTCGGGGGCCGTCGACGGCGCCGTCACCCTCGGCAACGGATGCATCTGCTGCACCACCGACGCGGACTCGTTGGAGTCGGTGATGGGTGAGTTGGCGAAGCCCTCGGCCGGTCTCGACGTCGTCGTCATCGAGGCCAGCGGACTCGCCGAGCCGACGGCTCTGGTCCGGATGGTCACCGCCGCCCGCAGCGATCGGATCCTCTACGGCGGGCTGATCTACCTGGTCGACGCCGAGCAGTTCACCGAGACCCGCACGCGTCATCCCCAGATCGACGACCACGTCGCGCTGGCCGATCTGGTGGTGCTCAACAAGACCGATCGGGTGTCGACCGACGGGGCCGCGGCAGTGCACGAGGCCATCCGGGGCGCCAACGCGTCGGCCGCGGTGCTGTCGACCACGCACGGCGTGCTGGACCCGGCGATGCTCATCGACCTCCCCGACACCGTCGCCGACGACGGCCCCCGCCAACTCGAGCTGGCCGATCTTCTCGCCGACGACCACGACGCGCACGATCACGACCACGCGCACCTGCACGACGGATATCAGTCCGTCGACTTCTCCACCGCCACCCCGCTGCACCCGCGTGCCCTCGCCGCGGTGCTCGAGCGCCCCCCGGTCGGGGTGTACCGGATCAAGGGAGTCGTCTTCTTCGACGCACCCGGGCACCGCGGTCGATACGTCGTCCACGGGGTCGGTGGCCACATCAGTGTCACCGCGACACGGTGGGCCGCCGACGAGACGCCGACGACGCGGCTCGTGGTGATCGGGGCGGGTGTCGACGTCGACGAGGTACGGACGGTCCTCGAGGCCACCGTCGCCGGCGACCGAACGACCGACCGGCAGTCGATGCTCGCCATCACCCGATACGAACATCAGGGGAGGCGGGCATCGTGA
- a CDS encoding SDR family oxidoreductase, whose translation MSLRDLLVMTTPVPSLNDKFVVVTGAAGGIGRATAVEAARRGARVIITDINAELLASTADEIRSAGGTVAHSEAGDVTDIDWVRAFAERVESAHGVVDVLCNVAGVSAWGTVENLAHETWKKMVDINLMGPIHFIECFVPGMVRRGRGGHLVNVSSAAGLLALPWHSAYSASKFGIRGVSEVLRFDLRRHRIGVSLVCPGAVATPLVGTVDIAGVDKENPRIKAAIRHFEKRAVSPEKAAQALLDGVAKNRFLVYTSADIRFGYWMSRKFALPYEIAMRVANDRFDRLARLSAVESSTSRRTG comes from the coding sequence ATGAGCCTGCGTGATCTCCTCGTCATGACCACACCGGTGCCGTCGCTGAACGACAAGTTCGTCGTGGTGACCGGAGCTGCAGGTGGGATCGGCCGAGCGACCGCCGTCGAGGCGGCGCGGCGTGGTGCACGGGTGATCATCACCGACATCAACGCCGAGCTGCTCGCGTCCACGGCCGACGAGATCCGTTCCGCCGGTGGCACCGTCGCCCACTCCGAGGCCGGCGACGTCACCGACATCGACTGGGTCCGCGCCTTCGCCGAACGCGTCGAGTCCGCGCACGGGGTCGTCGACGTGCTGTGCAACGTCGCCGGTGTCTCGGCCTGGGGCACCGTGGAGAACCTCGCGCACGAGACGTGGAAGAAGATGGTCGACATCAACCTGATGGGACCGATCCACTTCATCGAGTGCTTCGTCCCGGGGATGGTCCGACGCGGCCGCGGCGGACACCTGGTCAACGTCTCATCCGCCGCCGGCCTGCTGGCGTTGCCGTGGCATTCCGCCTACAGCGCGAGCAAGTTCGGGATCCGCGGCGTCTCGGAGGTGCTGCGCTTCGATCTGCGCCGACACCGCATCGGGGTGTCGCTGGTCTGTCCCGGAGCGGTCGCCACGCCGTTGGTCGGCACCGTCGACATCGCCGGCGTCGACAAGGAGAACCCGCGCATCAAGGCGGCCATCCGCCACTTCGAGAAGCGCGCGGTGAGTCCGGAGAAGGCGGCGCAGGCACTGCTCGACGGCGTCGCGAAGAACCGGTTCCTCGTGTACACCTCCGCCGACATCCGTTTCGGCTACTGGATGTCGCGCAAATTCGCCCTGCCGTACGAGATCGCGATGCGCGTGGCCAACGATCGGTTCGACCGACTGGCGCGGCTCAGCGCGGTGGAGTCGTCCACCAGTCGTCGAACGGGGTGA
- a CDS encoding N-acetylmuramoyl-L-alanine amidase gives MIAGTAAVVLAAGVVSMPSIASAAPAPAPAPGAPSSSAPAAPSTTAPSTTAPAPAAPAPEQKNALAGKTVFLDPGHQGSAAGNDLRKQVPDGRGGKKDCQTTGAVGVNKAAEHTVNWDVVQLVKAGLESQGAKVVLSRADDKGWGGCVDERANAANASKADLAVNVHADSTSTGADPAKKGFHIIVPKLPVPDPTVSLVQSTTGRKAAETMRDSFKAAGFPPANYAGVNDGLQARSDIAAVNLTKVPDVFIEMGNLANPAEADALAGKTGQVKYAVAIIDGIAKTLLAAPKSSLLSPSLPQGSENTAPTGETPPTTTSPSNGLDLSGLQALIPLIGQLVSTKDPSAILSLLQTQGQDASSQVLKSLLSVVYSAFGGKLPI, from the coding sequence ATGATCGCCGGTACCGCCGCGGTCGTACTCGCCGCCGGTGTGGTGTCGATGCCGTCGATCGCCTCCGCAGCCCCTGCTCCCGCGCCCGCCCCCGGTGCTCCGTCGTCGTCGGCCCCGGCAGCGCCGTCCACCACCGCGCCGTCCACCACTGCCCCGGCGCCGGCCGCGCCGGCACCCGAACAGAAGAACGCCCTGGCGGGCAAGACCGTCTTCCTCGACCCCGGACATCAGGGGTCGGCCGCGGGCAACGATCTGCGCAAGCAGGTCCCCGACGGTCGTGGCGGCAAGAAGGACTGCCAGACCACAGGCGCGGTCGGCGTCAACAAGGCCGCCGAGCACACCGTCAACTGGGACGTGGTGCAGCTGGTCAAGGCAGGCCTCGAGAGCCAGGGCGCCAAGGTCGTCCTCTCGCGCGCCGACGACAAGGGCTGGGGCGGCTGCGTCGACGAGCGTGCCAACGCCGCGAACGCGTCCAAGGCCGACCTCGCCGTGAACGTCCACGCGGACTCGACCTCGACCGGAGCCGATCCCGCCAAGAAGGGCTTCCACATCATCGTGCCGAAGCTGCCGGTTCCGGACCCGACGGTGAGCCTGGTGCAGTCGACCACCGGCCGCAAGGCCGCCGAGACCATGCGCGACTCGTTCAAGGCGGCCGGCTTCCCGCCCGCCAACTATGCGGGTGTGAACGACGGTCTGCAGGCCCGCTCGGACATCGCCGCGGTGAACCTCACCAAGGTCCCCGACGTCTTCATCGAGATGGGCAACCTGGCCAACCCCGCCGAGGCCGATGCGCTCGCAGGCAAGACCGGACAGGTGAAGTACGCGGTGGCGATCATCGACGGCATCGCCAAGACCCTGCTGGCCGCGCCGAAGAGCTCGCTGCTGAGCCCGAGCCTTCCGCAGGGCAGTGAGAACACCGCACCCACCGGTGAGACGCCGCCGACGACGACGTCACCGTCGAACGGTCTCGACCTGAGCGGACTGCAGGCGCTCATCCCGCTGATCGGTCAACTGGTCTCGACGAAGGATCCGTCGGCCATCCTGAGCCTGTTGCAGACCCAGGGCCAGGACGCGTCCTCGCAGGTGCTCAAGTCGCTGCTGTCGGTGGTCTACTCGGCCTTCGGGGGCAAGCTCCCGATCTGA
- a CDS encoding DUF4190 domain-containing protein, which produces MTYPPPPGAPDDDSRPSLRKDDQPEPAPGGDQYPPPYPGGAYPGEQNPYPGPQYGDQQYGSLPPGQPQYGNQPYGQGQYGTPSYGAYGQQPYGMPVVAQTNGKAIGALVCGIAGLILCVIAGIPAIILGNMAVAEIDASGGHQDGRGMAVAGRVLGWVGVGLMIIALVVILIVVIAGAAST; this is translated from the coding sequence ATGACCTATCCGCCTCCCCCGGGCGCCCCCGACGACGACTCCCGACCGTCACTGCGCAAGGACGATCAACCGGAACCGGCGCCGGGTGGCGACCAGTACCCGCCGCCCTACCCGGGCGGCGCGTATCCCGGCGAGCAGAACCCCTATCCGGGGCCGCAGTACGGCGACCAGCAGTACGGGTCGCTGCCGCCGGGGCAGCCGCAGTACGGGAATCAGCCCTACGGCCAGGGCCAGTACGGCACCCCGTCCTACGGCGCGTACGGCCAGCAGCCGTACGGGATGCCGGTCGTGGCACAGACCAACGGCAAGGCGATCGGTGCACTGGTCTGCGGCATCGCGGGTCTGATCCTGTGCGTGATCGCCGGGATCCCGGCGATCATCCTCGGCAACATGGCGGTCGCCGAGATCGACGCGTCCGGCGGACACCAGGACGGCCGCGGCATGGCCGTGGCCGGTCGGGTGCTCGGCTGGGTGGGCGTCGGCCTGATGATCATCGCGCTGGTGGTCATCCTCATCGTGGTCATCGCCGGGGCCGCCAGCACCTGA
- a CDS encoding DUF3253 domain-containing protein, producing MTDDPTSVTEADLERAISKLLDARAPTSSICPSDAARAVAPTNWRPLMEPVRQAAKRLMAAGEVEITQRGTVVDPATVKGPIRIRRPRPDGQT from the coding sequence GTGACCGACGATCCGACTTCGGTCACCGAGGCCGATCTCGAACGGGCCATCTCAAAGTTGCTCGACGCCCGCGCGCCGACCTCGTCGATCTGCCCGTCGGACGCCGCCCGGGCGGTCGCGCCGACGAACTGGCGGCCGCTCATGGAGCCGGTCCGTCAGGCGGCGAAACGGCTGATGGCGGCCGGCGAGGTCGAGATCACCCAGAGGGGAACGGTGGTCGACCCGGCGACGGTGAAGGGGCCCATCCGGATCCGCCGGCCTCGCCCGGACGGTCAGACCTGA
- a CDS encoding fructosamine kinase family protein, giving the protein MSSDVHTKRRSDVHPDFFAAEAAGLRWLAAAGAPVVEVVSVAADRIDLRRLRETSPTRAAAMRFGAALSAMHDAGADHFGSPPDGFHGRTFVGSREQDSIPTDSWGEFYARTRVLAFVDPAVAAGNLTASDEAAVREACERIASGDLDPAPGGPDERPARLHGDLWTGNVLWTPDGVVMIDPAAHGGHRETDLAMLALFGCPLLDQIIDGYQSRRPLAPGWENRIGLHQLHPLAVHAAGHGPGYGSRLGSAARATLAL; this is encoded by the coding sequence ATGAGCAGCGATGTCCACACCAAACGCCGATCCGACGTCCACCCCGACTTCTTCGCCGCCGAGGCCGCCGGTCTGCGGTGGCTGGCCGCCGCGGGTGCGCCCGTGGTGGAGGTGGTGAGTGTGGCCGCCGACCGGATCGACCTGCGCCGCCTCCGCGAGACCTCGCCGACGCGGGCGGCGGCGATGCGGTTCGGTGCGGCCCTGTCCGCCATGCACGACGCCGGCGCCGACCACTTCGGCAGCCCACCCGATGGATTCCACGGCCGGACCTTCGTCGGCAGCCGGGAGCAGGACTCGATCCCCACCGATTCGTGGGGTGAGTTCTACGCCCGGACACGGGTGCTGGCCTTCGTGGACCCGGCCGTGGCGGCGGGCAATCTGACCGCCTCGGACGAGGCCGCGGTACGTGAGGCCTGCGAACGCATCGCCTCCGGCGATCTCGACCCCGCGCCCGGCGGACCCGATGAACGTCCCGCCCGCCTCCACGGTGACCTGTGGACGGGCAACGTCCTGTGGACGCCCGACGGGGTGGTCATGATCGACCCGGCCGCGCACGGCGGACACCGGGAGACCGATCTGGCCATGCTGGCGCTGTTCGGATGCCCGCTGCTCGATCAGATCATCGACGGATATCAGAGCAGGAGACCGCTGGCCCCGGGGTGGGAGAACCGGATCGGGCTGCACCAACTCCATCCGCTCGCCGTGCACGCCGCCGGACACGGACCCGGGTACGGGAGTCGATTGGGGTCGGCGGCGCGGGCCACGCTCGCGCTCTGA
- the nadE gene encoding ammonia-dependent NAD(+) synthetase, translated as MRRLQKSIITELEVSAEIDPAGEIRRRVDFLKAYLAASGAKGYVLGISGGQDSTLAGALCQTAAAELRSEGTEATFVAVRLPYGTQADEDDAQIALSFIAPDRSVVANVKPGADATATVAGDAVGAPLRDFVRGNIKARQRMILQYAIAGQESLLVVGTDHAAEAVSGFFTKFGDGGVDLTPLTGLSKRQGAQILRHLGAPDSVTSKVPTADLEDDRPALPDEEALGVTYAQIDDYLEGHDVDDHVAERIETLFTNTRHKRTVPVTPFDDWWTTPPR; from the coding sequence ATGAGGCGTCTGCAGAAGTCCATCATCACCGAGCTCGAGGTCTCGGCCGAGATCGATCCGGCCGGCGAGATCCGACGCCGGGTCGATTTCCTCAAGGCCTACCTCGCGGCCAGCGGCGCCAAGGGTTACGTCCTGGGCATCAGTGGCGGGCAGGACAGCACCTTGGCCGGAGCTCTGTGCCAGACCGCAGCCGCGGAATTGCGTTCGGAGGGAACCGAGGCCACGTTCGTCGCGGTGCGCCTGCCCTACGGCACGCAGGCCGACGAGGACGACGCCCAGATCGCGCTGAGCTTCATCGCACCGGACCGCTCGGTCGTGGCGAACGTCAAGCCCGGGGCCGACGCGACCGCCACCGTCGCCGGTGACGCGGTGGGTGCGCCCCTGCGTGACTTCGTGCGCGGCAACATCAAGGCGCGGCAGCGGATGATCCTGCAATACGCGATCGCCGGCCAGGAGTCGCTGTTGGTGGTCGGCACCGACCACGCCGCCGAGGCGGTCAGCGGCTTCTTCACCAAATTCGGCGACGGTGGCGTCGACCTCACCCCACTCACCGGCCTGAGCAAACGGCAGGGCGCACAGATCCTGCGACACCTCGGCGCCCCGGACTCGGTCACCTCGAAGGTGCCCACGGCCGATCTCGAGGACGACCGGCCCGCGCTACCGGACGAAGAAGCACTCGGCGTGACCTATGCGCAGATCGACGACTACCTCGAGGGCCACGACGTGGACGACCACGTCGCCGAGCGGATCGAGACGCTGTTCACCAACACCCGGCACAAGCGCACCGTCCCGGTCACCCCGTTCGACGACTGGTGGACGACTCCACCGCGCTGA